In the genome of Microbacterium paraoxydans, the window GTCCTCCCCGCGCACGAACCACAGCTCGTACGTCTTGCCGTCCGCGACCTCGGGCAGCCCGTCCGTGACGAGCACGGCCTTGCCGACCGAGCCCGACCAGTGCGCGGTGGCCGTCGCGCCGTCGTCGAGCTCGACCGTCGCCTTCTGCGCGTCGCCCGCGGATTCGATCTCCTGCAGCGCGACGACACTCGCCGGGCGGTTCAACTGGTCGTTCAGCGCGACCGCACCGATGCCGACGCCCACCAGGAGCGCGAGACACGCGGCGAGCGCGAACGCGAGCCGGGTCCAGCGGCGAGCCGGGCCGGGAGAGGCGGCGCCGGAGGCGGGGCTCTCGTCCGCGGAGCCGTCGGGCTCGGAGGCGGATGCGGATGCGGAGCCCTGCGGAGTCTGGGCGATCTGCGCGAGCAGGGCCGCACGGATGCCGGCGGGTGGGGCGACCGGGGCCACGCCGTCCGCGAGGAGAGCGGCCGTATCGGCGTCGGCGTCGTCCTGCGCCGCCCACTCCGGGTGCTCGGCGAGGGCACGGCGGTACCGACGCTCGTCGTCCGCCGAGAGCGCGTGGAGTGCGGCACCTGCCGCGAGCTCCGTGAAGTCCTTCTCGTTCATGCCGTCACCCCCATCGCCGTGCGGAGCCGGGTCAGCCCGTCTCTCATCCGTGTCTTGATCGTGCCCAGCGGTGCTCCCACGAGCGCCGCGATCTCGTTCTGACTGTAACCGCCGTAGTAGGCGAGGACGAGCGCCTCCCGCTGCGCCTCCGGAAGCCCGGTCAGCGCCGCGACGACCCGCTCTCCTTCGATCCCCAGCTCGACCCGTTCCGCCACGCTGTCGTGCGCGACGCCGAGGTCCTTGAATCCCGCGCGCACGTCCCGGTCCGCACTCGACTGCGAAGCCCGCACCCGATCCACGGCCCGGCGATGCGCGATTGTCATCACCCAGGTTCGTCCCTGTCCCTTGTTCGGAGCGAACCGGGAAGCGGATTGCCAGATCTCGAGGAAGACCTCCTGCAGCACTTCCTCGCTCTGCGCGCGGTTCACGAGCACGCGGAGGATGAGACCGAAGACGCGGGAGGAGAGGGAGTCGTACAGAGCCGCGAAGGCAGCCTGATCACCGGAGGCGACGCGGACGAGGAGGTCGGCGACAGCATCCTGCGGCGCCGTCCCGTCCTCGGGGACGTCCATCCCATCGATGACCATCTCCATAAGCATGCCGTATCTCCTCCCTCTTCCCGTGCAGACGTCACCCGAATGTGAACGAATACACCTCGACGCCGGTGGGGACCTCGAGCGTGAACGTGCCCTTCGCGATGTCGTCCTGCTCGAGCAGCCCGTAGGAGCGTGGCGTCCCGTCGATCCGGATCGTCTGCGCGTTCCCGTCGGCGTCGGTGACCACCACCTCCCCCGACCCCGCGACGACCATGCGCACCTCAGCCGCCCGATACTGCAACCGGATCCGCGCGTCGTCAGCGGTCGGCGTCACATACTGGGTCTCCACCGTCCAGTCGCCGTCCAGGGCGAAGCTGTCGTCGGGCTGGTCGTCCGGGAAGCGGAAGCTGCCGTCTCCGCGACGGTACTCGTCGCCGCCGCCGTAGTTGACGTCCTTCGAGGAGCCGAGGAAGGTCTCCCGGGTCGTGGCTCCCACGTCCGGGGTCTCGTCCTTCACGTCCGTGGCGGCGGGGAGATCGACGTCGGGGTCGGCGTCCTGCAGCAGCTCCCGGATCATCGCCTCCGTCGCGGCGTAGTTGCCCTCGCCGAAGGAGATGTGGCGCACGGTCCCCTCCGCGTCGATGAGGTAGTGCGCGGGCCAGTAGCGGTTGCGGTAGTTGGTCCAGGTGGAGAGGGTGTTGTCGAGAGCGACGGGGTACTCGATGCCGAAGTCACGCGCGCCCGCCGAGACGTTCCCCGGATCCTTCTCGAACGCGTACTCGGGCGAGTGGATGCCGATCACCTGCAGTCCCGCGTCCCGGTAGGCCTCGTCCCAGGCCACGACGTGCGGGATGGAGCGCTGGCAGTTGATGCAGGAGTACGCCCAGAAGTCGATGAGGACCACCTGGCCGCGCAGGTCCTTCAGGTCGATCGCCTCCCCGTCCGGGGTGTTGAGCCACTGCTGGATCCCCTTGATGGAGGGCGCCGTCCCGCAGGACTCCAGCTCGGTCGCGCCGTTCGTGCACTTGTCGAGGTCCTTGTTCTCCTCGTTCACCAGGCCGCCGAGGTCGAGGGCGTCCTGCACCTGCTCGGAGTCGGCGATCTGCTCCTGCAGGGGCGCGGTGTAGTCCGGGAGCAGACGCTGCAGCGCCTGCGGCACGTTGAACACGAGACCAACGGCGAGGCCGATCATCGCCACGCCGGCGGCGATCCGGAGCGCCCGCTCCTTCGTCCGGAAGGCCCGGATGCGCTCGATGACACTGCGCCCCGCGAGCGCGAAGACCAGCAGGGGCACCGCGACGCCGATCGCGAAGGAGACGGTGAGGAGCACGGTGCCCACGCCGATCTGCCCCGTGGAGCCGGCGACGATGATGGCCGCGAGGACCGGGCCCGCGCACGGGACGAACACGGCCCCGAGGGCGAGGCCGACACCGAAGCCGTTGCCGCGGTTCTTCACCTCGCGCTGTCCGAAGCGCTGGAACGGCCGCTCCAGGATGTGCTGGAACCGCGGCACGATGAGTCCCACCCCGATGACGACCAGCACCGCGATGCCGACCCAGCGGATGATGTCCTGCGGCAGGTTCAGCAGGCCCAGCAGGAGCGAGCCGGCGAGCGTCACGAGCGTGAAGCTCAGCACGAGGCCGGCGATGACGAAGTAGGGGCGGCTGCGCTTCGCCGGCACCGCCTCCCCCTCGTAGGACGCCGACTGGGCACCGCCGGTGAGGAAGATCACCGGGAGCACGGGCAGGATGCACGGCGAGATGCCGGTGATGAGCCCGCCGAGCAGGCCGATGATGATCAGGTCCATGAGGTCCTCGTCTCTGTCGGGTGCTGTTCGCGCCGACCCCCCGCAGCGGATTGGATCGGATCCGATTTCGGAGAATCTCGAAATTCCTCCCATCCGATCCGGGGAGGCTTCCGAACAGCCCTCGACGCCACGGAGAGGCCGTGGCCGGAGTTTCGAAGGAGCTCGACATGTTCAGCACCAAGAAGAAGGTCACCGCAGCAGTCACCCTGGGTCTGGCGAGCGCATTCCTGCTCTCGGCATGTTCCATGGGCAGCGGAACGAGCACGGAGGAGTCGTCGGAGCCGACGACCCCGGAGTCGTCGGAGTCGACGCCGATGGAGATGGATCCCGCCGCGAACCTCGTCGGCCCCGGCTGCGAGGCCTACGCGGAAGAGGTCCCGGACGGCGCCGGTTCCATCCAGGGCATGTCCCAGGACCCGGTGGCGGTCGCCGCCTCGAACAACCCCATGCTGACGACGCTCGTGTCGGCGGTCAGCGGTGAGCTGAACCCCGACGTGAACCTCGTCGACACGCTCAACGGCGACGAGTTCACCGTGTTCGCCCCGGTCGACGACGCCTTCGCGACGATCGACGCCGCGACCATCGAGACGCTGAAGACCGACAGCGACCTGCTGACCTCGATCCTCACGTACCACGTGGTCCCCGGCCAGATCGAGCCGTCCGACATCGAGGGCATGCACACCACCGTCCAGGGCGCCGACCTCGAGGTGACCGGCAGCGGTGACGAGTGGATGGTCAACGACGCCAACGTCATCTGCGGCGGCGTGCAGACCGCGAACGCGACCGTGTACCTCATCGACTCGGTCCTGATGCCCCCGGCTGAGTAAGCCAGGGATGGTGCCGGCGACCCGACCGGCACACGGCCTCCCCTGTTGTCAGGAGGGACACGGGGCAGGTGAAGGGGCCGTCGGCGGCTGTGGCGCCGACGGCCCCTCGTCGTGCGCCCCCTAGACTGGGAGCACGGGCCTCTAGCTCAGTTGGCAGAGCATCGGACTTTTAATCCGCGGGTCGTGGGTTCGAGCCCCACGGGGCCCACCGCATCCTCAGTCGTCGCCGCCGGCGTTCCCGGCGAGCAGGTCGTCGCGGATCCCGGCGACGCCGTCCGGCAGCGTCTCGCCGTGCATCACGAAGTCCGGGGCCTCGGGGCTCCCCCCGATGCCGCAGACGGCGACGTTGTCCTGACCGTCGATCGTCTCCGGGACGGCCACGAACCACACCGCCGACTCTTCCAGCCACTCCGTGGTCGCCATGTCGGCGAAGAACGTCGCATCCGGCGAGATCGAGCGGATCTTCTCGGTGCAGAGAGAGACGAGCTGCCCCTTCGCGAAGGCGCCGGCAGCCGGCGGCGCGGACGTCTCCGTGGGCGTCGGGGCCGTGGTCGGGACGGGCGAGGACGACGGCGTCTCCGAGGGGGTGGAGGTCACGGTCGGTGTCGGCTCCGGAGCCGGCGTGCAGCCGGCGAGGACGACCAGCACCGGCAGGAGGAGGAGAGCAGGGCGGAGGCGCATGTCTGGATCGTATCGAGTCGCCGATGCCATTCCCGCCAGCGCGGCCGCTCTGTATCACCGTCGTCCGCGGCTGGCCACCCCCTGGCGACGCCCGGAGCCCTGCGAGAGGGTCGAGGAGTCCCCGGAACAGGGCGACTTCCTACCGAAAGGACGGACCATGACTCTCACCGGAAACCGCGTGGCATTCCTGGCGACGGACGGCTTCGAGGACAGCGAGCTCACGAGCCCCTGGGAGGCGGTGACGACGGAGGGCGCGAGCGCCACACTCATCGCCCCGGACGGAGCAGCGATCACCGGGAAGAACGGCCACGAACAGGCCGTCGACCTGAAGGCCGCGGACGCCAGCGCCGACCAGTTCGACGCGCTCGTGCTGCCCGGCGGCGTGGTGAACGCGGATCACCTCCGGATGGATCACGCCTCCATCGACCTGGCACGTGCGTTCTTCGAGCAGCACAAGCCGGTGGGCGTCATCTGCCACGGCGCCTGGATCCTCATCGAGGCCGGCGTCGTCGACGGCCGGACGATCACGAGCTACCCGAGCCTGAAGACCGATCTCCGCAATGCCGGCGCGAGCTGGGTGGACGAGGAGGTCGTCGTCGACGAGGGGCTCGTGTCGAGCCGCACCCCCGATGACCTCCCGGCGTTCAACGCCAAGCTGGTCGAGGAGATCGGCGAGGGCAAGCACGCGGGACAGACCGCCTGACCATCAGCTCACGCGCGCCCGATGGCGCCGCACGGCCGCCCGGTTCGCGCACCTCACGGAGCAGAACCGCTGGCGGCCGTTGCGCGTCACGTCCGCGACGACGTTGGTGCACGGCGGCGCGTCGCAGCGCCCGAGTCGGTTCATCCCCCGGGTCACGAGGTGCAGCGCCGTGCCGAGGTTGATAACCGCGCGCAGCACGAAGGGCAGCGAGCGCACGTCGTCCCGGTAGTGCAGGTGCCAGCCCTCGTCATCGTGATTGGTGAGCCGCGGATAGGCGCCCGCGGTGGCGAGCTGATCGTTGAGCAGGGCGGCCCGCGCATCGGGGTCCGGTTCATCCACGATGGCCAGCCAGTCGTCGATCACGGCGCGCACCTGCGCGTGGTCGTCGGGGGCCGGCGGAAACGTCTGCGTCATCCCCAGCGCGAGCGTGCGCTCCTCGATCCCCGCGCGGTCCTCCGGCCAGTCGTTCGCGAGGGAGGCGGCGAGGAGCACCGCATACTCCCCGTAAGGGTTGAGATGCATAAGACCATTACACCACGCTGGTCCCATGGCCTCCTCCGACACCCTCCCGATCCCCCGTCTCACCTCCCCCGACGACACCCACGAGCACGCCTGGCTCGTGGAGTCGCGCCATCCCACGAGCGAGGGTGTCGTGCTGTACGTCCGGTGCTCGGGCTGCGATTCTCGTCGGGTGGACCTCGCCTGGCATGCCCAGATGCCGCCGACCGCGCTGAGCCGGGCCGTGGTCACGCCGTCAGCGCGATGAGCTTCCGCACCGTGCGCAGGTTGCGCGCCGTGCCGGGAACCCCGAGCGCCCGGTCGAGCACGGCTTTCGAGAGCTTCGTCGTGTGCACCCCGCCGGGGGCGTAGTCGATCCACAGATCGTGTCCGACCAGGGCGAGGCGCTCCCCCGGCATCAGGCGCTCGTGCAGGGCCTCGAGAGCCCCGGGGGCGGGCTCACCGTCGAGGAACATCGCGTGCACGAGCTTCAGCTCCCCCTCCGGGAAGGGCTGGGCCGCTTCGGACTCGGCGAGCTCGGCGTGCGTGCGATGGATGACCGGAGTGTCGACACCGAACTCCGCCGCGATGAGCGCCCGGACAGTCGCGCAGGCCGCCGCGGGTTCTCGCGGCGTCGCGCAGAGGATGTTGCCGCTCGCGATGTAGGTGGAGGCGTCCCCCAGGTCGGTCTCGGCGGCGAGCAGCTCGCGCAGCCGCATCATCGGCACACTGTTGCGTCCGCTGACGTTGACCGCGCGGAGGAGGAGGACGCTGCGACTCACGTCTCCGCGCTCTCCAGCAGTTCGGCACCGGCGTGTGCAAGCTCGGCGAGAGCAGCGGCACTGGGTTCGGGGGCGACCCCGGCGATCAGGTCGGTGAGCACACGGACGTGGACGCCGTGGGCGATCGCGTCGAGCGCAGAAGCCCGGACGCAGTGGTCCGTGGCGATGCCGACGACATCGGCCGTCACGACGCCGGCCGCACTCAGCACCGCGGCGACCGTCGCACCGTCGTCGGTCACCCCCTCGAACATCGAGTAGGCCGGGCGGCCCTGGCCCTTGCGCACGTGGTGGGTGACGCGGTCGGTCACGAGCAACGGATCATACTCGGCTCCGGCCATGCCGGCGACGCAATGCACGGGCCAGGAGTCGGTATAGTCCGGGGTCGTGGAGAAGTGGCCGCCGTTGTCGCCGTCGGCATCATGCCAGTCCCGGGAGGCCACGATCACCTCGTAGTCGTCGGCGTGGGACGAGAGGTAGGCGGAGACGGCGGTGGCCACCGCGTCACCGCCCGGAACCGCGAGGGCACCACCCTCGGTGAAGTCGTTCTGCACATCGACGATGAGAAGCGCTCTGCTCATGCTCCGAGAGTACGCCCCGCGGCCGGGCCCGGAGACGAGGAAACCCCCGGGACCACGAGGGTTCCGGGGGTTTTCCTGAGCCGCTTGTCAGAATCGAACTGACGACCTTTTCATTACGAGTGAAATGCTCTGCCGACTGAGCTAAAGCGGCGTGCGACGCGTGAGCGGCGCGATCACCGATATTACCCTGTCTCGCGCTCACTCGCGAATCGAGGCGCGATCACTCGCAGCGCAGGCCGTCTTCCGGCACCACGCCTTCGAGGAGGAAGGCCTCCACCGCCTCGTCCACGCAGACGTTGCCCTTGTTGTAACCGGTGTGGCCCTCGCCCACGCGGGTGATGAGGACGCCCTCGGAGAGCTGATCGGCGAGCGACTCCGACCACTCGTACGGGGTCGCGGGGTCGTTGGTCGTGCCGACGACGACGATGGGCCCCGCGCCTTCCGCGGTGATCTTCTCGCGGGTCCCGGTGGGCGGATACGGCCACACCTCGCACGGGTCCGGTCCGGACCAGTACGGGGCGATGGTCGGC includes:
- a CDS encoding anti-sigma factor, with product MNEKDFTELAAGAALHALSADDERRYRRALAEHPEWAAQDDADADTAALLADGVAPVAPPAGIRAALLAQIAQTPQGSASASASEPDGSADESPASGAASPGPARRWTRLAFALAACLALLVGVGIGAVALNDQLNRPASVVALQEIESAGDAQKATVELDDGATATAHWSGSVGKAVLVTDGLPEVADGKTYELWFVRGEDPIAAGVFDVDGGEATALLEGEMQAGDAIAVTVEQEGGSPSGLPTTDPVIVIPTA
- a CDS encoding CGNR zinc finger domain-containing protein, which translates into the protein MHLNPYGEYAVLLAASLANDWPEDRAGIEERTLALGMTQTFPPAPDDHAQVRAVIDDWLAIVDEPDPDARAALLNDQLATAGAYPRLTNHDDEGWHLHYRDDVRSLPFVLRAVINLGTALHLVTRGMNRLGRCDAPPCTNVVADVTRNGRQRFCSVRCANRAAVRRHRARVS
- a CDS encoding cytochrome c biogenesis protein DipZ, with protein sequence MDLIIIGLLGGLITGISPCILPVLPVIFLTGGAQSASYEGEAVPAKRSRPYFVIAGLVLSFTLVTLAGSLLLGLLNLPQDIIRWVGIAVLVVIGVGLIVPRFQHILERPFQRFGQREVKNRGNGFGVGLALGAVFVPCAGPVLAAIIVAGSTGQIGVGTVLLTVSFAIGVAVPLLVFALAGRSVIERIRAFRTKERALRIAAGVAMIGLAVGLVFNVPQALQRLLPDYTAPLQEQIADSEQVQDALDLGGLVNEENKDLDKCTNGATELESCGTAPSIKGIQQWLNTPDGEAIDLKDLRGQVVLIDFWAYSCINCQRSIPHVVAWDEAYRDAGLQVIGIHSPEYAFEKDPGNVSAGARDFGIEYPVALDNTLSTWTNYRNRYWPAHYLIDAEGTVRHISFGEGNYAATEAMIRELLQDADPDVDLPAATDVKDETPDVGATTRETFLGSSKDVNYGGGDEYRRGDGSFRFPDDQPDDSFALDGDWTVETQYVTPTADDARIRLQYRAAEVRMVVAGSGEVVVTDADGNAQTIRIDGTPRSYGLLEQDDIAKGTFTLEVPTGVEVYSFTFG
- a CDS encoding isochorismatase family protein, translating into MSRALLIVDVQNDFTEGGALAVPGGDAVATAVSAYLSSHADDYEVIVASRDWHDADGDNGGHFSTTPDYTDSWPVHCVAGMAGAEYDPLLVTDRVTHHVRKGQGRPAYSMFEGVTDDGATVAAVLSAAGVVTADVVGIATDHCVRASALDAIAHGVHVRVLTDLIAGVAPEPSAAALAELAHAGAELLESAET
- a CDS encoding DUF1697 domain-containing protein — its product is MSRSVLLLRAVNVSGRNSVPMMRLRELLAAETDLGDASTYIASGNILCATPREPAAACATVRALIAAEFGVDTPVIHRTHAELAESEAAQPFPEGELKLVHAMFLDGEPAPGALEALHERLMPGERLALVGHDLWIDYAPGGVHTTKLSKAVLDRALGVPGTARNLRTVRKLIALTA
- a CDS encoding type 1 glutamine amidotransferase domain-containing protein codes for the protein MTLTGNRVAFLATDGFEDSELTSPWEAVTTEGASATLIAPDGAAITGKNGHEQAVDLKAADASADQFDALVLPGGVVNADHLRMDHASIDLARAFFEQHKPVGVICHGAWILIEAGVVDGRTITSYPSLKTDLRNAGASWVDEEVVVDEGLVSSRTPDDLPAFNAKLVEEIGEGKHAGQTA
- the sigK gene encoding ECF RNA polymerase sigma factor SigK encodes the protein MLMEMVIDGMDVPEDGTAPQDAVADLLVRVASGDQAAFAALYDSLSSRVFGLILRVLVNRAQSEEVLQEVFLEIWQSASRFAPNKGQGRTWVMTIAHRRAVDRVRASQSSADRDVRAGFKDLGVAHDSVAERVELGIEGERVVAALTGLPEAQREALVLAYYGGYSQNEIAALVGAPLGTIKTRMRDGLTRLRTAMGVTA
- a CDS encoding fasciclin domain-containing protein, producing MFSTKKKVTAAVTLGLASAFLLSACSMGSGTSTEESSEPTTPESSESTPMEMDPAANLVGPGCEAYAEEVPDGAGSIQGMSQDPVAVAASNNPMLTTLVSAVSGELNPDVNLVDTLNGDEFTVFAPVDDAFATIDAATIETLKTDSDLLTSILTYHVVPGQIEPSDIEGMHTTVQGADLEVTGSGDEWMVNDANVICGGVQTANATVYLIDSVLMPPAE